The Streptomyces sp. SS1-1 genome has a segment encoding these proteins:
- a CDS encoding ThuA domain-containing protein: MHLRGLSTRRRTWVAGVAAGVVAAGLMSAPAATARPAPDPPLTTMSIKSPPGGANVRVLIFHGSAAAGEESPLVNAGIEAIEKIGLSGPAEQRFAVTATKDASVFTNETKLSRFNAIVFLTGGGDVLDPEQEAGLEAYMEAGGGFVGIHDAARAEPYSDWFTGLIGARPASGSPATAQRAVVEVGDRRHPATQELPLQWKRPDKWLNWVKNPSGEVHTVARVRESSYQPGAGAGGWDHPVSWCRDYDGGRSFYTGMGGTVSSYDETDFRSHLRGALLWTTRLVRADCKATITGNYKAERLTQPNQPGQNDQIGEPHGLVTAPDGRVLYIGRGGADSSQPVITDWNNPDVGKGKGEIHVYDPRTKKVTLAGALTVFGNKGGGDELTKVEEGLLGIELDPRFEDNGWVYLHYTPHSRIDRDKQMAERRVSRFTLDLATNKLDLGSEKVLLKWPVQIHSCCHAGGGMAWDSKGNLYIATGDNNSSGFSDGYSGNNPAPNYKGVSFADARRTAGNTNNLNGKILRIHPEPDGTYTLPEGNLFTGEETAEGGGKTRGEIYVMGVRNPARISVDKRTDVLYAGWVGPDAGAPSTTWGPAKYDTFAVITKASNRGWPYCMGNKQPYRDRNLPDPGKPLGWYDCDHPKNESPNNDGLVNLPPVTGNNIWYSPQGGAPDFPRDANGVPSYKQEEATYALPWLKGGGQAAMNGPVYRYDAENTSATKWPAYWDGKWFVGDFYDADQPRNAVLTDLKTHGDGGLPVHSESLKKIVPIGNDGIKNLMDWKFGPDGALYVLDYGRGFFTSDGKSALWRVTYTGGGPTPAAGQLARGTQ, translated from the coding sequence ATGCACTTACGAGGGTTGAGCACGAGAAGACGTACCTGGGTGGCCGGTGTGGCCGCGGGGGTCGTGGCCGCCGGACTGATGTCCGCGCCGGCGGCGACCGCGCGCCCGGCGCCGGACCCGCCCCTGACAACGATGTCCATCAAGTCGCCGCCGGGCGGCGCGAATGTGCGGGTGCTCATCTTCCACGGGTCGGCGGCGGCCGGTGAGGAGTCGCCCCTGGTGAACGCCGGCATCGAGGCCATCGAGAAGATCGGCCTGTCGGGACCCGCGGAGCAGCGCTTCGCGGTCACGGCGACGAAGGACGCCTCGGTCTTCACCAACGAGACGAAGCTGAGCCGCTTCAACGCGATCGTGTTCCTCACCGGCGGAGGTGACGTCCTCGACCCCGAGCAGGAGGCGGGCCTCGAGGCGTACATGGAGGCGGGCGGCGGTTTCGTCGGCATCCATGACGCGGCGCGCGCCGAGCCGTACTCGGACTGGTTCACCGGCTTGATCGGGGCGCGTCCCGCGAGCGGGAGCCCGGCGACCGCGCAGCGCGCGGTCGTCGAGGTGGGCGACCGGCGGCACCCGGCCACCCAGGAGCTGCCGCTGCAGTGGAAGCGCCCGGACAAGTGGCTGAACTGGGTGAAGAACCCGTCCGGCGAGGTGCACACGGTCGCCCGGGTGCGCGAGTCGTCGTACCAGCCGGGTGCGGGCGCGGGCGGCTGGGACCACCCGGTGAGCTGGTGCCGTGACTACGACGGCGGCCGGTCCTTCTACACCGGGATGGGCGGCACGGTCTCCTCGTACGACGAGACGGACTTCCGTTCCCATCTGCGCGGCGCCCTGCTGTGGACGACGCGGCTGGTGCGGGCCGACTGCAAGGCCACCATCACCGGCAACTACAAGGCGGAGCGGCTCACCCAGCCCAACCAGCCGGGGCAGAACGACCAGATCGGCGAACCGCACGGCCTGGTCACGGCCCCCGACGGCCGGGTGCTCTACATCGGCCGCGGCGGCGCCGACTCCTCGCAGCCCGTGATCACGGACTGGAACAACCCCGACGTCGGCAAGGGCAAGGGCGAGATCCACGTCTACGACCCGAGGACGAAGAAGGTCACCCTCGCCGGGGCGCTGACCGTCTTCGGCAACAAGGGCGGCGGGGACGAGCTGACCAAGGTCGAGGAGGGGCTCCTCGGCATCGAGCTCGATCCGCGCTTCGAGGACAACGGCTGGGTGTACCTGCACTACACCCCGCACTCACGGATCGACCGGGACAAGCAGATGGCCGAGCGGCGCGTCTCCCGCTTCACGCTCGACCTGGCGACGAACAAGCTCGACCTCGGCAGCGAGAAGGTGCTGCTCAAGTGGCCCGTGCAGATCCACAGTTGCTGCCACGCGGGCGGCGGGATGGCCTGGGACTCCAAGGGCAACCTGTACATCGCCACCGGTGACAACAACTCCAGCGGGTTCAGCGACGGCTACTCGGGCAACAACCCCGCGCCGAACTACAAGGGCGTGTCGTTCGCCGACGCGCGCCGCACCGCCGGCAACACCAACAACCTCAACGGCAAGATCCTGCGCATCCACCCGGAGCCGGACGGCACCTACACCCTGCCGGAGGGCAACCTCTTCACCGGTGAGGAGACCGCCGAGGGCGGCGGCAAGACCCGCGGCGAGATCTATGTGATGGGCGTCCGCAACCCGGCGCGCATCTCCGTCGACAAGCGGACCGACGTGCTCTACGCGGGCTGGGTGGGCCCGGACGCCGGTGCCCCGTCGACGACCTGGGGTCCGGCGAAGTACGACACGTTCGCCGTCATCACCAAGGCGAGCAACCGGGGCTGGCCCTACTGCATGGGCAACAAGCAGCCCTACCGGGACCGCAATCTGCCCGACCCGGGCAAGCCGCTGGGCTGGTACGACTGCGACCACCCGAAGAACGAGTCGCCGAACAACGACGGCCTGGTCAACCTGCCGCCGGTGACCGGCAACAACATCTGGTACTCCCCGCAGGGCGGCGCCCCGGACTTCCCGCGCGACGCGAACGGCGTGCCGTCGTACAAGCAGGAGGAGGCCACCTACGCGCTGCCGTGGCTGAAGGGCGGCGGGCAGGCCGCGATGAACGGGCCGGTGTACCGGTACGACGCGGAGAACACCAGCGCGACCAAGTGGCCGGCGTACTGGGACGGCAAGTGGTTCGTCGGCGACTTCTACGACGCCGACCAGCCGCGCAATGCGGTGCTCACCGACCTGAAGACCCATGGGGACGGCGGTCTGCCGGTCCACTCGGAGTCGCTGAAGAAGATCGTGCCGATCGGCAACGACGGCATCAAGAACCTCATGGACTGGAAGTTCGGTCCGGACGGCGCGCTGTACGTGCTCGACTACGGCCGCGGCTTCTTCACCTCGGACGGCAAGTCGGCCCTGTGGCGGGTCACCTACACCGGCGGCGGGCCCACCCCGGCCGCCGGCCAACTCGCGAGGGGGACGCAGTGA
- a CDS encoding multicopper oxidase domain-containing protein: MDRRSFNRRVLLGGATVATSLSLASVPEAAGAAAPARTAPAGGEVRHLKLYIEKLADGQLGYGFEKGKATIPGPLIELNEGDTAHIEVENTLDVPASLHVHGLDYEITSDGTKLNRSDVEPGGTRTYTWRTHAPGRRADGTWRAGSAGYWHYHDHVVGTEHGTGGIRKGLYGPVVVRRKGDVLPDATHTIVFNDMLINNRPAHSGPDFEATVGDRVEFVMITHGEYYHTFHLHGHRWADNRTGLLTGPDDLSQVIDNKIVGPADSFGFQVIAGEGVGAGAWMYHCHVQSHSDMGMVGLFLVRKKDGTIPGHEPHEPHEH; the protein is encoded by the coding sequence ATGGACAGACGCAGTTTCAACCGACGTGTACTGCTCGGCGGCGCGACCGTCGCGACATCGTTGTCCCTGGCGTCCGTGCCCGAGGCGGCGGGTGCGGCCGCCCCGGCGCGGACCGCCCCGGCCGGGGGCGAGGTCCGCCATCTCAAGCTCTACATCGAGAAACTGGCCGACGGGCAGCTCGGCTACGGGTTCGAGAAGGGCAAGGCGACGATCCCCGGCCCGCTGATCGAGCTCAACGAGGGCGACACCGCCCACATCGAGGTCGAGAACACCCTGGACGTCCCGGCGAGCCTGCACGTCCACGGCCTCGACTACGAGATCACCAGCGACGGCACCAAGCTCAACCGGAGCGACGTCGAGCCCGGCGGCACCCGCACCTACACCTGGCGCACCCACGCCCCGGGCCGCCGCGCGGACGGCACCTGGCGGGCGGGCAGCGCCGGCTACTGGCACTACCACGACCACGTCGTCGGCACCGAACACGGCACGGGCGGCATCCGCAAGGGCCTGTACGGGCCGGTCGTCGTCCGGCGCAAGGGCGACGTCCTGCCGGACGCGACGCACACGATCGTCTTCAACGACATGCTCATCAACAACAGACCGGCGCACAGCGGTCCGGACTTCGAGGCCACGGTGGGCGACCGCGTCGAGTTCGTGATGATCACGCACGGCGAGTACTACCACACCTTCCATCTGCACGGGCACCGCTGGGCCGACAACCGCACCGGCCTGCTGACCGGCCCCGACGACCTGAGCCAGGTGATCGACAACAAGATCGTCGGCCCGGCGGACTCGTTCGGCTTCCAGGTGATCGCGGGCGAGGGCGTCGGCGCGGGCGCCTGGATGTACCACTGCCATGTGCAGAGCCACTCCGACATGGGCATGGTCGGGCTGTTCCTGGTCAGGAAGAAGGACGGGACGATCCCGGGCCACGAGCCGCACGAGCCGCACGAGCACTGA
- a CDS encoding LacI family DNA-binding transcriptional regulator — translation MTETAPRPTLEAVAARAGVSRATVSRVVNGGDGVRERLVERVRKAVDELGYVPNQAARSLVTRRHDAVAVIVAEPETRVFADPFFALQLRGISKELTAHDNQLVLLLTEGRDDHARVARYLAGGHVDGALVFSLHLDDPLPGLIRSAGVPTVFGGRPGWSGETRGVVYVDVDNRGGARDAVRHLAGLGRTRIAHIAGALDQTSAVDRLDGYRDVMVDADPRLIAEGDFTPAGGERAMRELLERCPDIDAVFAANDLTAAGALRVLREAGRRVPEDVAVIGFDDMLPVAEQTDPALTTVRQDIEEMGRLMARLLLRELDRRPADEPVAPPPSSVVLPTTLVRRASA, via the coding sequence GTGACCGAAACCGCCCCGCGCCCCACGCTGGAGGCCGTGGCCGCCCGGGCCGGGGTCTCACGGGCCACCGTGTCCCGGGTGGTCAACGGCGGGGACGGCGTACGCGAACGCCTCGTCGAACGGGTCCGCAAGGCGGTCGACGAACTCGGCTACGTCCCCAACCAGGCCGCGCGCAGCCTGGTGACCCGCCGGCACGACGCCGTCGCGGTCATCGTCGCCGAACCGGAGACCCGTGTCTTCGCCGACCCGTTCTTCGCGCTCCAGCTGCGCGGCATCAGCAAGGAGCTGACCGCCCACGACAACCAGCTCGTGCTGCTGCTCACCGAGGGGCGCGACGACCACGCCCGCGTCGCCCGCTACCTCGCCGGAGGCCATGTCGACGGGGCGCTCGTCTTCTCCCTGCACCTCGACGACCCGCTGCCCGGCCTGATCCGGAGCGCCGGGGTGCCGACCGTGTTCGGCGGCCGGCCCGGCTGGAGCGGCGAGACCCGGGGCGTCGTCTACGTCGACGTCGACAACCGGGGAGGCGCGCGCGACGCCGTACGCCATCTCGCCGGCCTCGGCCGCACCCGGATCGCGCACATCGCGGGCGCCCTCGACCAGACCTCCGCGGTGGACCGGCTGGACGGGTACCGGGACGTCATGGTCGACGCCGACCCGCGGCTCATCGCCGAGGGCGACTTCACCCCGGCCGGCGGCGAGCGGGCGATGCGGGAGTTGCTGGAGCGCTGCCCGGACATCGACGCCGTCTTCGCCGCCAACGACCTGACCGCGGCGGGCGCGCTGCGCGTGCTGCGGGAGGCCGGCCGGCGGGTCCCGGAGGACGTGGCCGTGATCGGGTTCGACGACATGCTGCCGGTCGCCGAACAGACCGATCCGGCGCTCACCACGGTCCGTCAGGACATAGAGGAGATGGGGCGCCTGATGGCCCGGCTGCTGCTGCGCGAGCTCGACCGGCGCCCCGCCGACGAGCCCGTCGCCCCGCCCCCGTCCAGCGTGGTCCTGCCGACGACTCTGGTCCGGCGCGCCTCGGCCTGA
- a CDS encoding VOC family protein, whose protein sequence is MLTTRYVTGAPNWVDLGTPDLDGAGAFYGGLFGWRFRPGGPETGGYGFFQLDGRTAAAGMRTSEEQGPPSWTVYFQTPDADATAKAAEDAHGSVLVPPMDVLDQGRMARLADKSGVPFGIWQPGANQGLDVVQEPGSLCWLELYTTDVPAAAGFYNAALGLETFALDFYGGTYTTFSPGGQGEDAMFGGVVDKADDPVEARAPSYWLPYFEVADTDAAVEKTREGGGTVRMPATDLPDVGRIAKLADPYGARFAVIKSARRGS, encoded by the coding sequence ATGCTCACCACCCGTTATGTCACCGGAGCGCCGAACTGGGTCGACCTCGGCACGCCCGACCTCGACGGTGCCGGTGCCTTCTACGGCGGCCTGTTCGGCTGGCGGTTCCGGCCGGGCGGACCGGAGACCGGCGGATACGGCTTCTTCCAGCTCGACGGCAGGACGGCGGCCGCCGGGATGCGGACCTCCGAGGAGCAGGGGCCGCCCTCCTGGACGGTGTACTTCCAGACCCCGGACGCGGACGCCACCGCGAAGGCCGCCGAGGACGCGCACGGCTCGGTGCTGGTGCCGCCGATGGACGTGCTGGACCAGGGCCGTATGGCGCGCCTCGCCGACAAGTCGGGGGTGCCCTTCGGGATCTGGCAGCCCGGCGCGAACCAGGGCCTCGACGTCGTACAGGAGCCGGGCTCCCTGTGCTGGCTGGAGCTGTACACGACGGACGTCCCGGCGGCGGCCGGGTTCTACAACGCCGCACTCGGGCTGGAGACGTTCGCCCTGGACTTCTACGGCGGCACCTACACGACCTTCAGCCCGGGCGGGCAGGGCGAGGACGCCATGTTCGGCGGGGTGGTCGACAAGGCCGACGATCCGGTGGAGGCGCGGGCCCCGTCGTACTGGCTGCCGTACTTCGAGGTCGCCGACACCGACGCGGCCGTGGAGAAGACGCGGGAGGGGGGCGGCACCGTGCGGATGCCGGCCACGGACCTCCCGGACGTCGGCCGGATCGCCAAGCTGGCCGACCCGTACGGCGCCCGGTTCGCCGTGATCAAGAGCGCGCGGCGCGGGAGCTGA
- a CDS encoding WhiB family transcriptional regulator, with the protein MHIDTITAVTPLTPADLAWQEEALCAQTGADFFFPEPGSSVREAKRICGLCPIRSACLDYALDHDERFGVWGGLSEKERLEIRRTSRRA; encoded by the coding sequence ATGCACATCGACACGATCACAGCGGTCACGCCGCTCACCCCGGCCGACCTGGCCTGGCAGGAAGAGGCGCTGTGCGCACAGACCGGGGCGGACTTCTTCTTCCCCGAGCCGGGCAGCTCCGTCCGGGAGGCGAAGCGGATCTGCGGGCTGTGCCCGATCCGCTCCGCCTGCCTGGACTACGCGCTCGACCACGACGAGCGCTTCGGTGTCTGGGGCGGTCTGTCCGAGAAGGAGCGCCTGGAGATCAGGCGCACCTCCCGCCGGGCCTGA
- a CDS encoding acyl-ACP desaturase: protein MTIASPHLGSPAVWTDARLLYALEEVVEKELNRHLGVAKDWMPHEYVPWTDGRNFPGLFEDGEAWDKEQSKVTEIGRIALVVNLLTEDNLPSYHHEIASLFGRDGAWGTWVHRWTAEEGRHGIVMRDYLLTSRAVDPDKLEQFRMAHMSEGFESDNRHSMLHSVAYVAFQELATRISHRNTGHQSGDPVCDRMLARIATDENLHMVFYRNLLKAAFELAPDLTMQAVRDVVVNFRMPGHGIPGFERAAAQMAIGEVYNLRIHHDDVIQPVLRFLKIMEIDGLGPEGKQAQEELGLFMGGLDAEASKFDEKLAARKARMAARAAG from the coding sequence GTGACGATCGCTTCCCCGCACCTCGGCAGCCCCGCCGTCTGGACCGACGCCCGTCTGCTGTACGCCCTGGAGGAAGTGGTCGAGAAGGAGCTCAACCGGCATCTGGGGGTCGCCAAGGACTGGATGCCGCACGAGTACGTGCCGTGGACGGACGGCCGCAACTTCCCCGGCCTGTTCGAGGACGGCGAGGCCTGGGACAAGGAGCAGTCCAAGGTCACCGAGATCGGCCGGATCGCGCTGGTCGTGAACCTGCTGACCGAGGACAACCTCCCCAGCTACCACCACGAGATCGCCTCGCTCTTCGGCCGCGACGGCGCCTGGGGCACCTGGGTGCACCGCTGGACCGCCGAGGAGGGCCGGCACGGCATCGTGATGCGGGACTACCTGCTGACCTCGCGGGCGGTGGACCCGGACAAGCTGGAGCAGTTCCGCATGGCCCACATGAGCGAGGGCTTCGAGTCGGACAACCGGCACTCGATGCTCCACTCGGTCGCCTACGTGGCCTTCCAGGAGTTGGCGACCCGTATCTCGCACCGCAACACCGGGCACCAGTCCGGCGACCCGGTCTGCGACCGCATGCTGGCCCGCATCGCGACCGACGAGAACCTGCACATGGTCTTCTACCGGAACCTGCTGAAGGCCGCCTTCGAGCTGGCGCCCGACCTCACCATGCAGGCCGTCCGCGACGTCGTCGTGAACTTCCGCATGCCCGGCCACGGCATCCCCGGCTTCGAGCGCGCCGCCGCCCAGATGGCCATCGGCGAGGTCTACAACCTGCGCATCCACCACGACGACGTGATCCAGCCGGTGCTGCGCTTCCTGAAGATCATGGAGATCGACGGCCTCGGCCCGGAGGGCAAGCAGGCGCAGGAGGAGCTGGGCCTGTTCATGGGCGGCCTGGATGCCGAGGCGTCGAAGTTCGACGAGAAGCTCGCGGCCCGCAAGGCCCGGATGGCGGCCCGCGCCGCCGGCTGA
- the ddaH gene encoding dimethylargininase, with product MSSKKALIRRPGPRLAEGLVTHVERAEVDVDLALEQWEAYAEALRAHDWETVEVDPADDCPDAVFVEDTVVMYRNVALITRPGAESRRPETEGVEEAVASLGCSVNWIWEPGTLDGGDVLKVGDTIYVGRGGRTNAAGVQQLRAAFEPLGARVIAVPVSKVLHLKSAITALPDGTILGRIPQLDVPSLFPRFLPVPEDSGSHVVLLGGDRLLIAASAPKTAELLADLGHEPVVVDISEFEKLEGCVTCLSVRMRELYA from the coding sequence GTGTCCAGCAAGAAGGCCCTCATCCGCCGCCCCGGTCCGCGTCTCGCCGAGGGGCTGGTCACCCACGTCGAGCGGGCGGAGGTCGACGTCGACCTCGCGCTCGAGCAGTGGGAGGCGTACGCGGAGGCCCTGCGCGCACACGACTGGGAAACCGTCGAGGTGGACCCGGCCGACGACTGCCCCGACGCGGTGTTCGTCGAGGACACGGTCGTGATGTACCGCAACGTCGCCCTGATCACGCGGCCCGGCGCCGAGTCCCGGCGGCCCGAGACGGAGGGCGTGGAGGAGGCCGTCGCCTCGCTGGGCTGCTCGGTGAACTGGATCTGGGAGCCGGGCACCCTGGACGGCGGCGACGTCCTGAAGGTCGGCGACACGATCTACGTCGGCCGGGGCGGCCGTACCAACGCGGCCGGGGTGCAGCAGTTGCGGGCCGCCTTCGAACCGCTCGGGGCACGCGTGATCGCCGTACCGGTCAGCAAGGTGCTGCATCTGAAATCGGCCATCACGGCGCTGCCCGACGGGACGATCCTGGGGCGTATCCCGCAGCTCGACGTCCCCTCGCTGTTCCCGCGCTTCCTGCCGGTGCCGGAGGACTCCGGGTCGCACGTGGTGCTGCTCGGCGGGGACCGGCTGCTCATCGCGGCGAGCGCCCCCAAGACGGCGGAGCTGCTGGCCGACCTCGGGCACGAACCGGTCGTCGTCGACATCAGCGAGTTCGAGAAGCTGGAAGGCTGTGTGACATGCCTCTCGGTGCGGATGCGGGAGCTGTACGCCTGA
- a CDS encoding ABC-F family ATP-binding cassette domain-containing protein has product MSTSISCTSLSFSWPDGSSVFEGLDVAFGPGRTGLVGVNGSGKSTLLKLVAGELAPADGTVRVAGEIGYLPQNVTLDTELRVDQALGIDAKRAALHAIEAGDVAEEHFETVGDDWDVEERALATLGELGLGHIALDRTIGEVSGGESVLLRLAALLLRRPDVLLLDEPTNNLDLYARRRLYAAVESWPGVMVVVSHDRELLDLVDQIADLRAGTISWFGGNYSAYEVALATEQEAAERMVRVAEADLRKQKRELADAQVKLARRKRYGQKMWDQKREPKIVMGARKRAAQESAGKHRIMHEERLAEARERLDDAVDAVRDDDEIRVDLPYTAVPPGRGVLALRELEVSHGARVPGGLDVHGPERIALVGRNGSGKTTLLRTIAGELPPVAGEVTAHVPLRFLPQRLDVLDDEVSVVANVARFAPAAGNNRIRAQLARFLFRGARADQLAATLSGGERFRAALAALMLAEPAPQLLMLDEPTNNLDMASVRQLTSALESYEGALIVASHDLPFLESIGITRWLMIEEGELREISPEAVGYPA; this is encoded by the coding sequence ATGTCAACTTCCATCAGCTGTACCTCCCTGTCCTTCTCCTGGCCCGACGGATCCTCCGTCTTCGAGGGCCTGGACGTCGCGTTCGGTCCCGGCAGGACCGGGCTCGTCGGCGTGAACGGATCGGGAAAATCGACCCTGTTGAAGCTCGTCGCCGGTGAACTCGCCCCGGCCGACGGCACCGTTCGCGTCGCCGGCGAGATCGGGTATCTGCCGCAGAACGTCACGCTCGACACCGAGCTCCGCGTCGACCAGGCGCTCGGCATCGACGCGAAACGGGCCGCGCTGCACGCCATCGAGGCGGGCGACGTGGCCGAGGAGCACTTCGAGACCGTCGGCGACGACTGGGACGTGGAGGAGCGCGCCCTCGCCACCCTCGGCGAACTCGGCCTCGGTCACATCGCGTTGGACCGCACGATCGGCGAGGTGTCGGGCGGCGAGTCGGTGCTGCTGCGGCTGGCCGCGCTGCTGCTGCGCCGGCCGGACGTCCTGCTCCTCGACGAGCCCACCAACAACCTCGACCTGTACGCCCGCAGGCGGCTGTACGCGGCCGTCGAATCCTGGCCGGGGGTGATGGTGGTGGTCAGCCACGACCGCGAACTCCTCGACCTGGTCGACCAGATCGCCGATCTGCGCGCCGGCACGATCAGCTGGTTCGGCGGCAACTACTCGGCCTACGAGGTGGCCCTCGCCACCGAGCAGGAGGCCGCCGAGCGCATGGTGCGGGTCGCCGAGGCCGACCTGAGGAAGCAGAAGCGCGAACTGGCCGACGCGCAGGTGAAGCTGGCCCGCCGCAAGCGCTACGGCCAGAAGATGTGGGACCAGAAACGCGAGCCGAAGATCGTCATGGGGGCGCGCAAGCGGGCGGCACAGGAGTCCGCGGGCAAGCACCGCATCATGCACGAGGAGAGGCTCGCCGAGGCCAGGGAGCGCCTGGACGACGCGGTGGACGCCGTGCGGGACGACGACGAGATCCGCGTCGACCTGCCGTACACGGCCGTCCCGCCGGGCCGCGGTGTGCTCGCGCTGCGGGAGCTGGAGGTGAGCCACGGGGCGCGGGTGCCCGGCGGTCTCGATGTGCACGGCCCGGAGCGGATCGCGCTGGTCGGGCGCAACGGCTCGGGCAAGACGACGCTGCTGCGGACCATCGCGGGCGAACTGCCGCCCGTGGCGGGCGAGGTGACGGCCCATGTGCCGCTGCGCTTCCTGCCGCAGCGCCTCGACGTCCTCGACGACGAGGTGTCCGTCGTCGCGAACGTCGCCCGGTTCGCTCCGGCGGCCGGCAACAACCGGATCCGGGCGCAGCTGGCCCGCTTCCTGTTCCGGGGCGCCCGCGCCGACCAGCTCGCGGCGACGCTCTCGGGCGGCGAGCGGTTCCGGGCGGCCCTGGCCGCGCTGATGCTGGCCGAGCCCGCGCCGCAGCTGCTGATGCTGGACGAGCCGACGAACAACCTGGACATGGCGAGCGTGCGGCAGCTCACCTCGGCGCTGGAGTCGTACGAGGGGGCGCTGATCGTGGCCAGCCACGACCTGCCGTTCCTGGAGTCCATCGGCATCACGCGCTGGCTCATGATCGAGGAGGGAGAGCTGAGGGAGATCTCGCCGGAGGCCGTCGGGTATCCCGCCTGA
- a CDS encoding SsgA family sporulation/cell division regulator: MSTVIEQPVEARLVAAAPRMQRIPATLHYDRRDPFAVRMTFPAPATLEGVEVCWTFSRDLLLAGLEEPQGDGDVRVRPYGYDRTVLEFHAPEGTAVVHIRSGEVRRFLRSTSELVPLGLEHLQLDMDRDLAELMRDAC, encoded by the coding sequence TTGTCCACCGTCATCGAGCAGCCCGTCGAGGCCCGCCTCGTCGCCGCCGCGCCGCGGATGCAGCGCATCCCCGCGACCCTCCACTACGACCGGCGCGACCCGTTCGCCGTCCGGATGACCTTCCCGGCCCCGGCCACCCTGGAGGGCGTGGAGGTCTGCTGGACCTTCAGCCGCGACCTGCTGCTGGCCGGCCTGGAGGAACCCCAGGGCGACGGCGACGTCCGGGTGCGCCCGTACGGGTACGACCGTACGGTCCTGGAGTTCCACGCCCCGGAGGGCACCGCCGTGGTGCACATCCGCTCGGGCGAGGTGCGCCGGTTCCTGCGCTCCACCAGCGAGCTGGTCCCCCTCGGCCTGGAGCACCTCCAGCTCGACATGGACCGCGATCTGGCGGAGCTCATGCGGGACGCCTGCTGA
- a CDS encoding WD40/YVTN/BNR-like repeat-containing protein: MGRTAWAVAATVVCGAVLAALTAAPAQAREPHGGKPHPAPHWVLKDSGAPEARFRGLSAVSRNTAWLAGTGGTVLRTTDGGASWRDVSPPGAGELQFRDVEAFDARRAVALAIGEGEASRVYRTDDGGRTWTETFRNTDARAFYDCMAFFDHRHGLAMSDPVDGRFRILSTKDGGRSWTVLPDTGMPPALDGEAGFAASGQCLVTAGAEDVWLATGGAARARVLHSADRGLTWTASDAPVPAGDPARGVFALAFRDRAHGLAVGGDYRPDQPSPRAAARTGDGGRHWSGAGTPPPAYRSGVAWLPHSRSAALAVGPTGTDLTTDGGRTWRTVDTGSYDTADCAPDGGCWASGEQGRVARLER; encoded by the coding sequence ATGGGACGGACCGCCTGGGCGGTGGCCGCGACGGTGGTGTGCGGGGCGGTCCTGGCCGCGCTGACGGCCGCGCCCGCCCAGGCACGGGAGCCGCATGGCGGGAAACCGCACCCGGCACCGCACTGGGTGCTCAAGGACAGCGGCGCTCCCGAGGCGCGGTTCCGGGGCCTGTCGGCCGTCAGCCGGAACACGGCCTGGCTGGCGGGCACCGGGGGCACCGTCCTGCGCACCACCGACGGCGGGGCGAGCTGGCGGGACGTGTCGCCGCCGGGCGCCGGAGAGCTCCAGTTCCGGGACGTCGAGGCGTTCGACGCGCGGCGGGCCGTGGCGCTGGCCATCGGCGAGGGCGAGGCCTCCCGCGTGTACCGCACCGACGACGGCGGCCGGACCTGGACAGAGACCTTCCGCAACACCGACGCACGGGCCTTCTACGACTGCATGGCCTTCTTCGACCACCGCCACGGCCTGGCCATGAGCGACCCGGTCGACGGCCGGTTCCGCATCCTGTCCACGAAGGACGGCGGCCGTTCCTGGACCGTGCTGCCGGACACCGGGATGCCGCCCGCGCTCGACGGCGAGGCCGGGTTCGCGGCGAGCGGGCAGTGCCTGGTCACCGCCGGCGCCGAGGACGTCTGGCTGGCGACCGGCGGGGCGGCACGCGCGCGGGTGCTGCACTCCGCCGACCGGGGACTGACCTGGACGGCCTCCGACGCCCCGGTCCCGGCCGGCGATCCGGCCCGCGGGGTCTTCGCGCTCGCCTTCCGCGACCGGGCGCACGGCCTCGCGGTCGGCGGCGACTACCGCCCCGACCAGCCCTCCCCGCGGGCCGCGGCCCGCACCGGCGACGGCGGACGGCACTGGAGCGGCGCGGGCACGCCCCCGCCCGCCTACCGCTCGGGCGTCGCCTGGCTGCCGCACAGCCGCTCCGCCGCCCTCGCGGTCGGCCCCACGGGAACGGACCTGACCACCGACGGCGGACGGACCTGGCGGACGGTCGACACCGGCTCCTACGACACGGCGGACTGCGCGCCCGACGGGGGCTGCTGGGCCTCCGGCGAACAGGGCCGGGTCGCGCGTCTGGAGAGATGA